The genomic region CCAAACAGCTTTATTTCATCGGGACTAAGTTTAACGacgtcggccgtaactcggtaacgggttgttatggtcacctaagtaagtaagtaagtttaACAAACGATAAGATTTTGAAGACATAAGTCGATATTTGATATATCTGGATTCCTCAGTACTTATGATCTTCTGGAGTAACACTACACATTTAAACTTAAGCAAATCGTCAAAAGGCATACAGCTTTTCACAATAAACGTAtctttcaatattattatacaaaaaactaagtttactatttttattcctagttcactcctcttgggagcatagggcctcgacaagactcagtcttgcgtttgtttcattaatctattttgatttctgacagggtaggtgaaaTATCTTAAGAAGTTGGAGTTTTGTAATCTATGGAACTTTACTATTTGCCTTTAGTTTAAGAGGTTACAGCAGCGCCAAAactgcgctaaaagaaaaactgtttttagaaggcataacaatagaaataaatataaaaacttttatacaatgtTTATTAGtgcttaaactttataaaactttttaaatttattttaatttttctttacaaaaattagtatataaaaaatcacgtgacccaaagtgcaacgaaaaaagttgctccacggtctacatcatttctccttgaaattttgttggatctgtaaaaggtaaaaaaattcttgtcaaataaagttgtagttatagtcgtcgagccggatttttgaatttcgaaaatttttgcaatttacggaatttaaaaaaaaagtatgcgttttacgtcataaatgtcacactttaattatggttataaaattaaaaaaaaatattaaaagccacatctatagagaaaacattttcgaatattaaaacaaaccgcatcaaaacatattaaaaacagtaatttcgagaaaaacgagtttaaactttcaagtgcatttcgctcGAGGTTAAACTCGCGCATCAAGCGGTCGTCgcgcagttacattttctaccataactttacatttcaatttttacaatcgacttttAAAGCTATAAAgattaataatctgtaaaaaaaatacgCCAAAAACTAAAAAGATTAATAATCGGGCGTACTTCCTCCGTATTTAGCACACCGCTGCAttgataaatattaaaatttctggaTACACATCTCGATTTTAATGTTTACTTTTCTTAATGttgctacaaacatttttagaTTTCATTTCACACTGTTGATTTGTCTTACTGTTCCGCAATTTGTCCAATAATGCTTACAGAAACACTTTCTCAATAAATCGTGCAATTCGGGTCGACAAGATTCAATACAAAACGTGAATTAAAAAACTCTCCTATCGTTCCTCAAATGTCTTTTTTTGAATCAGTATATAGTAGGGCTCCAAAAAACCAGGTATGGAGCAGTGTATCAGCGAGTAACCCTTGCGAGAATTTCGTTCTTTGCTCAAATTGTTCAAAAGCTCGAAAACTTCGAGCAAACATTTAATCAGATAAAACAAAGTTGTACAAATGGTAAGAAAAAGCTGGACTGACAAACTATTAAATGACATAGGGCTGATACAGGGAAGAATCGCAGAACGAAGAGCAATTGGCCGCAGAAAAATTACTTGACTTGACAACATAAAAGAGTGGGCAGGTCTCAAAGCAAATGGAACGAACTAACAGAGACagcaagaaacaaaaacaaattgaatgacattaataataatgataaaataCATAATGGCAATGGCTGGGATCAAAATAACGTTTATATGTAATCGCAAGCATCCAGCGGACATACGACGATcaagaagaatttttttgggAGCATTCCTTTGTCAGCTAAAAAAACGGTCGACAAAAAGTCAAATTAATTAAAGCAAACATCGCTCAAATTACTCGAAAAACTCGAGCTCATGCTACAAATTTTCGAGTAATGAGCATTGAACAGCTGTGCGAGTACtcgttactcatacgcccggactgttcgaaaaattgcaaacaaatttaagaGCTCTTACGAATCTAATACAATTTATTACCTATCTTTAAATAATGGCATCCGCCCTAGTCAAATGATTGTGCGAGGCGGCCATTCGTTAAGACTCGGGTTCGAAGCCCACTgagggcatgaaacaccaactgccagaaaaattaaatgagattCACCCGGAAATTAGGAGATTCATAATATCTGTACCGGCTATTTTCCGCATGTACGTTGTTtcagagaaaagaaaaaagaaattcaaataacGGTTTTAATGgaataaaaatgtgtattgTTGTggcagcagcataaacattccccatacatgtacgaggAATGCTTAGCTGGACATAAATCCGGGGCGTTCCGGTAACGCAGAACCGATTGCCGTGGAAACGAACGTTTCGGatgtattgctgttgttgcagtaCACAAAATACTGCCCGATAGGGTGAAATCAATATACAAAATTGTTATATGCGTTTagtactttatttaaaaagagtatattttacttttacatagtaacttaaataataaaacttaaataatcTTTGGTGGTTTTAATAGCATATAATACATTTAGGATAATTTGGCTCTAAgctcaaaaaaatgcatgtgtTTATGAACAATTTTGGAATTGTATTCAAcctaatttttattatgttgATGAAAGTGCAGACGCCACATATCCTGATAAGCTTGCAGCAATACagtatttataaacatttattcatCAGCTGGTATGTACTTTGGAAATGTAATATATTTGCattcaaaattatcaaattaagTATGCATATTAGGGGACGCACCCTATACACATTGCTATACTAAATTTATGGTAAATCAGAGGTGAAACCCATCGTTTTATGTTTTACGTTTTTGATCAGCTTGCTGTTGAGGTAATTCCTCCTGTAGTTGCAATATATGATCTACTGGTTGCGGCTTACCATCCTCACCAATGCGACATGGTTGTACCACTCCGCTTTTATGGAGCTTGTCTATCAGACTAACAAGTTGCATGGCCTCGTGTTCTTTTTGTTCTTCTGACATCCCTGCAAAAGGGCTTTGCTTAGGCGCATCATAGCAGCCAAGAACTGGATTGATGTTTTGCTGTACTTGTTTGTACTCTTCAGTATCGCTGTCTTCGCTATCTGAAGAGTAATCGGCGTTTTCAACTTGTCGACCACCTAAAAGACCACGCTTTGCAAATAACCCAGCGGCGTTGCCATACCCGGTGTGCTTTATCATTCGCGCCACATTTTCTTTACAACATACGAATAGTAATTCCGTAGCCAAGTCACGCAAAACCAGTTCGGGTAAAGTTAAAAAACGGCACAGATGATTCCGTAATTCATTTCCTACTTCAGGACGCTTATAAACGTTGCGTAATGGAGGCAAAACTACGCTTCTAATATAGTGCCGCATTATCCTATCACTGCGTACACATTTCACTAACAATGTTAATACTGGAGAAATAAGTTCAGTAGATGTTGCAGCCTGTTCCTGCTCATCTAACACACCTTTTAAATACCGCAAAATTATTTCTAATGCACGTACATTATATCCTTCGTAAATGATCGTCGGACATGTTGCTGGTGCATTTGATTCGCTCTTGATCAGTAGCTCGGTTAAGCAGCTCCCCGAAATGTTCGTCAAAAGGTTGATAGCGTGCATAACCACATTTCGCTCTCTATCATTAATCATTTCTCCAAAATTAAGAAGTAAATTCCGGATTACTCCGGTCAAATGTCTACtttgaatttcattttcatttggaCTTTTATCGGAATTCGTGGTAATATTAAACATTACCTTTAGCATTTCACACAACAAATCCAAATGCTCATCAGTAATCTCTTTTTCAGTCAGTTTTTCATCTAGCCATTCAGTCATATAGGCAACTCCATTTAAATCAAGCTGAACACGTGTCCTTGCAGCAGGCTCCATTGCAGTAATTAGAAATAATAGTTTCATGTCGAAAAACTCAACACATGATGGATGTTGTACTGATGAGGCGATCCGTTTGAGAATAGCGTCCGTTATATTTGATTTTACGCACTGGCGACGGCGGTCTGCGCATTGGAATACCAAATTACACAAACACTTAAGCGACTCAACAACGACCTGGGTTGTTCTTTCGCTCCAATGAAAATTACCACTTTGAACTGATGCTCCATCAGTATCTATTTCATGCGCACTCCCTTTCGAAGTAACTGCTTCTGAAGCATCAGATTCAACTTCAACAGCTTCTGGATGTTCCAAATGAGCCATTTTCAGAAGGCAAAGTACGTCATCTTCTAAATCCTCTGTTTGCAAACTACACTTGTCACGCGTCAAGATACGGACACTATTTAGAGTTAGGGCGTGTAGATCGAACAAACTATCATCTTTTAGAATATCAAAAAGAGCACGCCACATTGCATGCCAGCACCCATTCACATGAAacgttgaaaaattgaaaaggtCATCAttctaaaaaatacaaattcataGAAATTTTAGATCTGTATgcgcatatgcaaatttatgcacctattattgtatatacatatatgtaaaagcTTAATTTTTCTCACTTACTTTCATGTTAAATTCTGTTAAAATAACTTTGATTTGATCCGCGTTTTTACCACGCAATCGCTCTAAATTTTGCTCCTCCATTTCGTTTGCTGGATTACCCGGCTCCACAAAATtggattaaaattaattaacatcCAATGACGTGAGATGGTGATTCTCTAAACTAGGAATGAcattacacagaaaacacaaatattattCGATGCTTTTCTGTCGATATCAATAAGGGTATTCACACCAATTTTGCTACTTTAACGGTTTAttacaaggcgaattgagtatctcaggtggcgccattaaaacgcagttactttatttttcgtgaCTTTGACATGTCTGTCATCAGTTCcttttccaatacaaaacaaacaaacaaaaacacgagGTAAttaatgtttgtgaaaattctgtAAATCGCTTAGTAACATTgttatttgtgagatttaaactaagcAAACTAACGAAAAGGAAAggccgtgtgttaaattgtaaattaatatcaagCCGTCTAATGTTTGCGTTTTTAAGCGGAAGCCGCagtggcaagaaagtgtgtgtgtgtacgtataaGTTTTTGTGATTGGTTGTCTCCATTGCTTACGCGTACTCTTCctctttataaacaaataattaataatgcGAAGACGCATTCTTGTATTCTGTCATTCTTACTTCGACATGCGCATACACAcagtaataatacgttcacatataagtagattatgTACTTTTTCGTGCAtgactcccaatccgtaattgaAAAGCGAAATTACCCATACGaaatttctctcccgaaatctgagattataacaTAATTCTAGATTGTTACCAcacttttttacatacaaccctgtgttttctgtgttgtcgataattatttttacgaatgtaaagggaaacgtcaaagtaaaaactcaaGAATATGGTCGCCGGCATAGAAAACAGGTGTGTAGACACAATTGTAATACGatttttgttagatattattAACTAAGCATTCATATTACAGTAAAAAGCCTGTGTCCATAGACGTTTTGGCCTGCtattgcttattaaaaaatgtatcgaatttcgcatgcgtattgctaccataattttttgcccccgtcgtcgtttacggatttcctccaactgtttattactaATCGCCAATTTCGCAATTAatttagctattccttctccttgtcctctcttcatatcgttaataataattaaacaaaccaaagattacaaaatattccaccagagcaatttctatgaagaaaaacctatCAAAACAGTATTGGCatctgattgtcaattttgcaggtaatctgccatatgtgaacgtgtagattaattttgtagatttattgctaattactgcatatgtgaacgtactttagcATTGTAGCATTCCAACATACCTCAagatacaaaaattttgataacttcaaCTGTAACTTCAACACTGTTGCAAACATGCCCATATTCGTATAACATTGACcataacattacattttagtaacttaaattttaatcaatattccTATAATGTTCTTATTTGCTTATGGACATCCACAGGTATCGATTAGCGACGTACCCAGTATCGatacaaaaattacattaataGTATCGCAGCACCACTAGCCACATGCATTTGTAGTTAAAAATACggaaaaattttctaaactttcaaaatattaaaaaatttatttctgaagaAGTTACACTTAGTTGAGTTTTAGAATGGaagtggaaaatataaaaagcgaTGATTTCTTGCCGCCATCGGAGTTGAAAAGACCAACCAAACGATCTGCGAATTTCAATGAAGCAATGCATGTTGATGAAGAATCTCCGTTGCAGGaaacaaaacaaagatttcAAGCCCCACGTGCGAAACGCCAAAAAAGCGATTTGAGAAGGATCTCTGTTCCACCACACAGGTAACTCTTGTTTTCACTATTTCTTCCGCTTAATCGtaaaatcgaaattttattaGATATTCGTCACTTAAAGAGAATTGGATGAAAATTTTCACTCCAGTTGTTGAACATATGAAACTTCAAATAAGATTTAATATGAAAGCGAAACAAGTAAGTATGCTGTGTTTTTATGAGATTGCTGGGGATtatgctgtttccgtggcgccgcaatgttatggcggattcttatagaacttgataaaagaaaatgaaatgaaagagtaaaattttttgatatctcgcttagttttcgagatattgaataaaaaaaggctggaatttagaataatgtatattgggcaatttttgcatttgcaatggttttaacatggaaaggagttctacgcaaaaatactgtggattgcgtagccggagttggactgatgagggttatttttttgaagcgcggcccaaggccgcccacgcgataaggagttctacgccaaaaatactgtgttaattaatttaatttaattttaattactttatttttttttttgtgatacgcttaatatcattgctTTTGTCCTCGGTTTATATTCGgttaatatctcgaaaactaagcgagatatcaaaaagttttactctttcatttcgttttcttttgtcgagttctataagaatccgccattaaattgcggcgccacggaaacagcagtattgccaGATTGCTGATAATCAAAATAATATGCTTCAACTGAAAGAAAACATTATCACAACATTATCGGTGCAACAGTAATTACACAGTTTGCAACACGGATGCCAAAACTTGTCGACGCGTTCtgatacatatattaatattccAAAAACGGAGCGTAATTCCTTTAAACCattcaaaagttattaaaaaaacaattgcatAAAAGCAGAGTTTAGTATAATTAATTATTCATTCAGTAACGCACTAAATTGTCGTAGTACAAAACTTGAACACTATTAAACATTTTCACAATATATTCactaaatattgttaaatactTCAATATTCCACTAACGAAAACTTAAACACAAAATGAGTGATAAAAATAAACCTTGGCAAATAGAGTCTGGTACTGCCACTTTATTGGAAAAACGGTAAAAATAACGAAGAATTGGAAAGAAGTGCTTGTGCGACTTTCATTCCTCTATAATAAAT from Anastrepha obliqua isolate idAnaObli1 chromosome 2, idAnaObli1_1.0, whole genome shotgun sequence harbors:
- the LOC129236871 gene encoding synembryn → MEEQNLERLRGKNADQIKVILTEFNMKNDDLFNFSTFHVNGCWHAMWRALFDILKDDSLFDLHALTLNSVRILTRDKCSLQTEDLEDDVLCLLKMAHLEHPEAVEVESDASEAVTSKGSAHEIDTDGASVQSGNFHWSERTTQVVVESLKCLCNLVFQCADRRRQCVKSNITDAILKRIASSVQHPSCVEFFDMKLLFLITAMEPAARTRVQLDLNGVAYMTEWLDEKLTEKEITDEHLDLLCEMLKVMFNITTNSDKSPNENEIQSRHLTGVIRNLLLNFGEMINDRERNVVMHAINLLTNISGSCLTELLIKSESNAPATCPTIIYEGYNVRALEIILRYLKGVLDEQEQAATSTELISPVLTLLVKCVRSDRIMRHYIRSVVLPPLRNVYKRPEVGNELRNHLCRFLTLPELVLRDLATELLFVCCKENVARMIKHTGYGNAAGLFAKRGLLGGRQVENADYSSDSEDSDTEEYKQVQQNINPVLGCYDAPKQSPFAGMSEEQKEHEAMQLVSLIDKLHKSGVVQPCRIGEDGKPQPVDHILQLQEELPQQQADQKRKT